The following is a genomic window from Sedimenticola thiotaurini.
GCGCCGCCATCTACCGTCCACTGGAACCGATCTCGGAGCAGCACATTCTCGCATTGTGTGAGAATCAGGCGGGACCGTTCCGGCAGATCTCATCCAGTTTCAGCCAGCGTTTCGCCGCCTGGGACTAGCAGTCTCAGGGAAACCTCTCGTCCGCACCGAAACAGCGCTCCCTGGTGACAGGAAAAGGCCGGGACCATAAGGCCCGGCCCGTGTAGCACGCGACCCTGCCAAACCGGTCAGGAGAGCAGGCGATCTGCCGACGGGGTCTCGGGGGCCACCTGCTGCTCGAAAAAGCCCTCCGTGTGGATCTTGCTCTCCTTCGCCCCCAGGGCCTTGGCGGCAGCGATACAGGCCTCCACAAACTCGGGACTGCCGGCCGCATAGACACTGTAATCGGAAAGATCCTGGAACATCTCCGGCAGAATCGCCGGTATCCGGCCCACCAGCCCCTCACCCTGTTCCCGGGTCAGGGTACGCACAAACTTGAAATTGCGGTGCTTCGCCTGCCACAGGGCGAGGCGGCCGGTGTCATAGAGATCCGCATCGGTGGGGGCCGAAAACAGCACCGTCACCGGTTGCCGGTAACCCCGGCTCAGGGCCGCTTCGGCCAGCGCCATGATAGGTGCCAGCCCGGTGCCGGCCGCCAGGCAGAGTACCGGTGTCTCGGCTGCCGGATCGCCGATAAAGGTACCGTAGGGCCCGGACAGTTTGACCCGGTCGCCCACTTTCAGGCTGCCGTGCACCCAGTTACTGATAGCGCCGCCCTCCACCCGGGCGATCTGCAGGGTGATCTCGCCATCCGGCCGGGAGGCGTTGGCGATGGAGTAGGCCCGGGCCGGAACCCGGTTTTCCGGATGGTGCAGCTGTACATACTGGCCGGGCCAGTAACGCAGGGGTTTGCCCACCGGCCGTAGCCGCAGCTCCACAATACGATGGGTGCGCTCGATGCGCTCGACCACCACGAAGGAGACATTCTCCCGGGGTGGGAACAGCTTGGGCTGGGCATCCTCGGTACCCCATTCGATCTCCAGCAGTTCCGACAGCGGCTTGGCCATACACATCAGGCCGAACCCCTGCTCCCGCTCTTCCGGGGCCAGGGCCATATCCAGCACCATACCCTGATCGAACTCCCCCGCCCGGACCTTGATCTTGCATTCGCCACAGGCGCCGGCCCGGCAGTTGTTAGGCAGTGCGTATCCCGCCTTCTCCAGCGCCGAGAGTACGGTCTCTCCCGGCTGGCACTCCACTTCATGGCCGGATGGATATAGTCGG
Proteins encoded in this region:
- a CDS encoding 2Fe-2S iron-sulfur cluster-binding protein, encoding MNKIRLYPSGHEVECQPGETVLSALEKAGYALPNNCRAGACGECKIKVRAGEFDQGMVLDMALAPEEREQGFGLMCMAKPLSELLEIEWGTEDAQPKLFPPRENVSFVVVERIERTHRIVELRLRPVGKPLRYWPGQYVQLHHPENRVPARAYSIANASRPDGEITLQIARVEGGAISNWVHGSLKVGDRVKLSGPYGTFIGDPAAETPVLCLAAGTGLAPIMALAEAALSRGYRQPVTVLFSAPTDADLYDTGRLALWQAKHRNFKFVRTLTREQGEGLVGRIPAILPEMFQDLSDYSVYAAGSPEFVEACIAAAKALGAKESKIHTEGFFEQQVAPETPSADRLLS